The Ornithinibacillus sp. 4-3 region TGATAGTCTTTAATTCTTTTCTTGTTGGTAGACGAAACACATTTAGAAAATAAGCAATGACTAATACCGAGATTCCAGCTACAAAAATTCGTACAGCCGTTAAAAGAATGGGGTCGATACTTGAAACTAATACTTTGACTGCTGAAAGGTTAAATCCCCAAAAAACCATCACAAAAAATAAGAGAATATAAATCTTCACATTGGCACCTAATTTCTATTGATCTATGTATTATTAAACTAATCATACCTATTTTTATTTATTTTTTCACTTGAATGATTTTGATAATTGATATTTTTTTCAAGGCTTGTCTTTTTATAGGGGAGGAGGCTTTTATTTTCGCAGAGTTATAAAGAATATTTGAGCCAAGCTACTCAAAATTACATATGTAACTCCTCCCAAGTTGTATTTTTATAGTATGGGAGGAGAGGTATCACTTCACTGGCAAGGAATATATATTAATTCTTTTTGTGAAGTGATTAAATTTTAATGAATCAAATTAGCACCATTTAGGCGGTCGACCGGATTGTGCTCCACCCACTTGGTTATTAGGAGGGCAACAGTGATGCATTGGACTTGTTGCACCAGCTACCGATCCAGGATATGGGCTCATCGCTCCACCTACTGATCCAGGAGGTGGACTCATTGCACCAGCTACCGAATTATTAGGAGATGGCACTTGATAAGACCCTCCATAAATATCAACAGAATTAAACGTATTTGCCATTGTTGTAGAATGTGGATACTCGTGTACATTTTTTACAAGATGATGATTGACATAAGTCGTATTGGAAGGATGTATATGTTTAACAGTTTCCTCGGAACAGCAATGTACAACATTTTCTTTTGTAGGATGCACCATTTGCTTTGTAGGCTGTGGACAATGACAACGACCTCTACGGAAATTTCTCATAAAAATAACCCCTTTCATCTGATAATGACTACCAGTAATAGCCTATGCACAGGAAGAAGGGGTGTATCAGACACGCACCTATATTTAACTTAAAAATTTTAGGCCAACTGCGCCAGATATAATACAAGTTAAGAAGAAAAGTCGTTTCCATCCAGCTGATTCCTTAAAAAAGATAATTCCTATGAGTACAGCTCCAGCAGCTCCTAGACCTGTCCAAATAGCGTATGCTGTTCCCAAATCAATTTCATTCATTGCTATGGATAAACAAAAGAAGCCAAGTCCCATAGCAAGGACAATACCAAATAACCAAAAAATCTTTTTCTGTTGTATGTATAGGTTGATGCATGTTACGCCAATAATTTCCCCAACACTGGCGAGCATCAGAAAAATCCAAGCCATTTGTTAATCCTCCATATATCAATGTAATTTTAATTTGCTTACATCATCATTCAGGTGTCGTTATTTTAATACCAATGACACCAATGATAATTAATCCGATAAATGATGCTTTAGCAACCGAAAATGCCGCATCAAAAAAGATAAAATCAATCAAAGCAATCGCTGCAGCACCGGAGCCTGTAAATACTGCATAAACAGTTCCAGCAGGTAATTTCTCACAAGCTTTTAAAACAAAGAAGAAGCTGAAAACAATCGCTATTCCTGTTCTAAGCCATTCAATAATAGTGTCTGAATATTTTAAGCCAATAACCCAGAATACTTCGACAATAGCTGCAAATAAAACATAGATCCAAGCCATATAAAATCTCCTTCGATACCATATTATTAAAAACACACTTTCTATAGCATATCAAAAATAGATAATATTGTTTAGAGCATAGATTTACCATTAACAAATTCGAATAAAAATAACAGCCCAAGCGTAACGGACTGTTAGGAAAGTTAAGTATTTATCGCCCTTTATAACCTTTTCTAAGGACTTCTTGTACATTATGGATTGTGACATAAGCATTTTCGTCAATTTCGGAAACAATATTTTTTAATTGAACAATTTCCGGTTTGTTGATCACGATATAAATCACTTCTTTATTTGTTTGAGAGTAGCCACCTTTTCCTTCTAATAATGTCAAACCACGTGCCATTTGGTCTGTTAATTCTTTTAATACGCGGTCTGGATAGCTAGAAATAATCAGGACAGCGATACGCTCATTAGCACCTTCAATCATAATATCAATTACTTTAGCACCGACATAAACAGAGACTAAGGTATACATGGCTTTTTCTTGTCCGATAATAAATGCGGAACCAGCAATGACTACGATATCAATAACAAGCATACCTTTTCCTAATGACCAGCCAAGAAATTGATTAGCAAGCTGTGCTAGAATGGCAGAACCTCCTGAAGTTCCTCCTGCACGGAAAATACATCCTAAACCTATTCCAACAGCAACACCAGCAAATAATGCTGCTAATAAAGTGTCTCCATTGACGCCAAGGCCAATATCTACATCAAAATGCAAGAACGTAGATGTAGCGATAATAGAAACAATTGTGTAGTAGACAGTACGTTTGCTGAAAAATTTATAACCAATCGCAAGTAAAAAAGCATTTAATATAAAGTTAACAATACCAGGAGACCATTCAAACAGGTAGTAGGTAATAATGGTTAAACCAATAACTCCGCCTTCTGATAATCTGTTAGGAATTGCGAAATAATTAATTCCAATGGCAAAAATAAGAGAACCAATAATAATTAATAAAATATCTCTAGTCGTTTTCATTTTTTATCTCCCTTCGTTTTAAATTTTGTTATAAGTGTGTGTTCAAAGAGGTCAGTAAAAAGGACCGAGAAGCTAACGCACTTCCACGGATGTGATGATTTCGACGTTTGACACAGGACGTGACGGAACTTAGTCGAAGTTCTATTGCTTACCGTGTCATTTTTGGTGGGTTTTTGAACATCCTCTAAAAATTAAAATGGAATAAATGCCGTATTATCCTCTACATAAAAGCCATTGTATATATTTACCTGTTAAAAAGGAACCCCTTTAATTAATGTTGAAAACGTCTGAATTAAGCGATTATTAGCAGGAATAGAAAAAACTCTCTAAAATTTTGATATCTTTTCTTAAAAGAAAGTATTTCCTTTAGAAAACATAACATTACTCTTAGAGAGTTTTGTCATTATTTATTAAATTTATTATATGCACCATGCATTACGGGTCCAACGAATTCATTTAGCTTCCAGCCATGTGTGATAGCAGCTGCAACAAATGCTTTTGCTAGTTTTACAGCTTCATCTACGGGCTTTTTATTTGCTAAATTAGCAGTAATTGCAGCAGCAAATGTACAACCTGCACCATGTGTATAAGTCGTATTTATTTTTTCATTTTCTAATAATGTAAATTCTTTTCCATCATAGAATAAGTCTACCGCTTTATCATGTTCAATATCACTGCCGCCTTTGATAACTACATTTTTAGCACCAAGTTCATGAATTTTTACAGCAGCTTCCTTCATACCATCAATTGTTTTAATGCGGCCAGTTTTTGCTAATTGACCGGCTTCAAATAAATTTGGTGTAGTAATGATTGCTCGAGGTAAAAGTAGCTCACGCATTGCTTCTGTATTCTCAGGCTGTAATACTTCATCTTCTCCTTTACATACCATTACAGGGTCAAGGACTAGATTTGTTAATTGATATTCATCTATTTTCTTCGCACCTAGTTCAATGATTTCTACAGAACCTAGCATACCTGTCTTCATAGCGTCTATACCAACAGATAAAATCGTATTTAACTGTTTCTCAACAATATGTACATCAATTGGAAATACATCATGCTTCCAATTATTTTCAGGATCCATAGCTACAATAGAGGTTAATGCATTCATTCCATATACGCCATGCTCTTGAAATGTTTTTAAATCAGCTTGAATCCCAGCACCACCACTTGAATCAGAACCAGCTAATGTTAAGGCTTTATTCATTTTCTTTTCCTCCAAAAAGTTATTTGATAAGCATATCATATAGGATATAGCTATTTTTTGTAAATATGTATTTTCTAGCTCTTGCTTATAAGAAAACATGTAGAACAATAAAGGTGAAAAGACTAAAATCAAATACTAAATGGGCAATTCGCATGGGATAGGAAGGACGAAATAGGCGCCACCATCCTGTTAATACAACAAAGCTAATAATCAACAGTGCAATACTTCCACTAAGTATTTTTAGATTACTAAATTGAAATCCATAACGCTGGATGACCATAAAAGCATGAATACAGACAAGCAGATAAGCTGTAGTACCAATCCATTTATGAAATGGAAGAACCTTCTTAGATATCTTGGCAAAAAAGATTTTTCGTTTACGACTAATTTTAGAACGAAGTGTAGAGAATACAGCATGTCTTGTCCAATTGAATAAAATAAAACAGAAAGCAATTCCACCAATAATAATATGTGGCATAAGAGTAGATTGATAGAATTTCCATGTAAATAGTAGAAAAACAATGATATTAATTAAAAACCAAATGCTCATAAAACCACCAACAATAATATGATTTGTATTACGTCTCTATATCGCAAGAATAGCATAGGTTTATGCTAAAATATAGAGTAAGCAGAGATTAAATTTAAGTTTATTTCTGGTTTTGCAATTTTTTAAGCATTGTTGCAACAGGAATAGAAATACCATTTGGTTTAGGAAGCATTTCGGTTTCTGAAATATGAAATCCACGTGATTGATAGAGTTTAATATTACGTTTTACTTCCATTCTCACTTTACATAATATATAAGGAATTTTTTGCTCCTTCGCATATTTTTCTAATGCTTGTATAAGAGAAGAGGCTATCTTTTGTCCACGATAGGAAGGGAGAACAGCTAATCTAGAAAAATATAATTGCTCCTTATGAATTTGAAAGCGCACAGTACCTACAGCAGAATAATCATGATAATAAAGAAATGCTTGTTCATTTTCTTTTAATGATTTTTCTATAGAAGAAATAGTTTCATCTAAAGCACTAGAAGGGGGAGTTTCTTTACGGTATTCTTCATATGCTTGCATCATGATGTTGTGAATAATAGGTGCATCTGTTAAATCAGCCAATATTATTTTCATAGATTTCCTCGCTTTTTGATAATAAATATACATAAAATCGAATTTTTATTCAATGAGAAACTCTCATGATTAGATGGAGAAAGTTGTAAAAGTTGCTGTTAAGCCCTATAATAGGGCTTATCTTTTGGATGGTTGGTGAATTTTTGCTAGATTGGAGATTTAAAGATGGGTAGTGTACAACAAAAGTTAGGCAATCAATCGGTAACGAAGAGTTTTTTTCAATATTTACTACCAACATTTTTTGGCATGATGCTCATGTCTTTAAATATAGTGGTTGACGGAATTTTTGTTGGAAATGGAATTGGTGATGTGGCATTAGCTAGTGTAAATATCGCTGTACCAGTATTTTCCGTTATTATTTCTCTTGCTCTATTAATTGGAGTTGGTGGAGCAACATTGTACTCAATGGCAATGGGTGAAGGGAATGTTCAACAAGCTCAACGTTATTTCATGATTTCAGCAGTATTTATTACAATGATTACTATTATTGTAAGTATATTCAGCTATATTTTCATTGAACCTTTAGCCCTTTTATTTGGTGCTAACGAGGAGACACTACCATACGCGTTGGACTATATGAAAATTTTGATTTTATTTTCATTAGTTATTGCTATGGAAGTGATGCTAAGCATTTTTGTTCGTAATGACGGGAATCCAACGTTAGCAATGATGGGAATGATTGTTTCCGCTGTATTTAATATTATCTTGAATTATGTGATGATTTTTGTTTTAGGATGGGAAGTGTTAGGTGCTGCTATAGCAACAGTAACTGCAACAGGCTTAGGATTGCTAGTTTTAGCAACTCATTTTTTCAAAAAAGGAGCACAGTTACGATTTGTTCGTTTTAAAGTGCGTCTAAAAGAAATTAAAAATATTAGTTTCCTCGGTTTCCCTAGTTTTCTTTCGGAAGCGGGCATGGGAGTTTTCGTAATTGGGTATAACGTTGCAATGGCATATTATTTAGGTACAAATGGAGTAGCTGCTTTCTCTGTAATTAATTATTTACATGCTTTTATGTTTCTTGGCTTTCTTAGCATTGGTTCTTCAATCCAGCCAATGATCAGCTTTTATTACGGATCAAGAAAACTGGAGAAAATTCGTGAAACAGTGAAGATTGCTGAGAGAACGGCAATCGGCTTAGGAATTTTATTTATTTTAATTGGCTATTTTGGTTCAGATTTCTTAGTAAGTATTTTTGGAGTAGACTCTATAGAAATTTATGACCTTGCGACAAATGGAATAACACTCTTCTTTCTTGGCTATTTATTTATGGGAATTAATGCGGTATATATGACATATTATCAGTCGATTGGAAGAGTAAAACCAGCTGTAGGAATTACATTTTACCGAGGCTTTATTATCTTGGCGATTACTTTACTAGCATTACCGCCATTATTTGGGGCAGCAGGAATTTGGTTAGCTTTACCTATTGCAGAAGCAATTGTAGCTATTTTCTTAATTGTATTTGCTAGAAAAGGAATTTCACAAGAAATTAGAGAAAGTGCTTTGTGAGTACAGTAAAAAATCAATGAAGGTGGTTTATCCATGGAAGCTTCTTATTTTCGTACAGCAGAAACATTGATTACAGGTGTAGGCTCTATAAAAGAAATTAGTAAACAGGTAGAGAAATTAAATGCAACAAATGCCTTAATCATTACAGATAAGATCATCCAAGAAACGGGTTTATTGTTACAGGTTACGAATAAATTGGAAGTTCCTATTGATGTAATGACTATTGCTTCTCCAGAGCCATCATTTGAGGATATGGAAGCACTCCGATGCCAATTAATAAATCAGCACTATGATTTATTAATTGGCATCGGTGGGGGAAGTGTGTTAGATACGACAAAAATTCTTTCTGTTATGTTAACGAATAAGGAAAATATTCGTAGCTTTATTGGAACAGATAATATTAAGCAGCCAGGTGTAGCAACTATTCTGATTCCTACTACAGCAGGAACTGGCTCGGAAGTAACAAATATCGCTATTTTTACTGATTTACAAGACAACATGAAAAAAGGGATAGTTAGTCCTTATTTATTGCCAAATGTAGCTATTGTCGATGCAAACTTAACATTAACGGTGCCTCCAGCTGTGACAGCAGCTACTGGAATGGATGCCTTAGTTCATGCTATTGAGGCTTACACATCTGTAAATGCAAATATGTTAACAGATAGCATGGCAATCCAAGCAATTAAATTAATCGGAGGTGCTATCCGCAAAGCCGTTCATCAGGGGAATGATATAAAAGCACGAGCTGATATGGCGATGGGAAGCTTACTTGCTGGAATTGCTTTTGGTAATGCTGGTGTAGGTGCAGTACATGCACTTGCTTATCCACTTGGGGGCAAATATAAAATTCCACATGGTGTATCTAATTCACTTTTGCTCCCGTATGTAATGAAGTATAATGTAGTGGCAAATGTGGAGAAATTTGCTGAGATTGCAGAAGCGCTAGGAGAAAATGCACGAGAAATGTCTTTAAGAGATGCAGCAGACCAAGCAGTTTTTTCATTGACGCGTTTATGTAAGGACATAGGAATTCCTAGGAGCTTAGAAGAAGTTGGCGTTTCCTTAGAGGCTCTTCCAGCTTTAGCTGAGGAAGCAAGCAAAGTAGAGCGACTATTAAAAAATAACCCACGAACATTATCACTAGAAGATATCCAGAAAATTTATGAAGAAGCGTATCGGGGTTAATTACTCCAATACGCTTCTTTTTTGACGAAAATTAATTGATCTGGTTTACGATAGTTTCTACAAATTCGGTTGTTAATGCTTGACCACCAAGATCTTTTGTTTTAACACCGGATTCCATTGTTTGATACAAGCCTGTTTCTACGATTTCCGCGATTTCTTTAAGCTTCGGATCTTGATGACGTTCTGCAAGCCATTCCATTAACATCACCGTAGATAGAATCATTCCTGTTGGGTTACTAATATTTAAGCCTGCAATATCTGGTGCAGAGCCATGTGCAGCTTGGGCCATTGCTAAATGATCATTTGTATTAATAGATGGTGCTAATCCCAGGCTACCGACAAGTTCGCCAGCTAAATCAGAGAGAATATCTCCATACATATTCTCTGTGACAATCACATCAAAATCTTTTGCACGACGAACTAAATGTGCTGCCATTGCATCTACATGATAGGAATCGACTTCTAACTCTGGATATTCTTTAGCAACATCCAAACAAACTTGCAGAAATAATCCCATACTTAAATGAAGGACATTTGCTTTATGCACGATGGTCAATTTCTTTCGGCGTTGCATTGCCATATTGCAGGCAGCATATGCAATTCGTTGGATCGCCTTTTTAGTAAAAACACCAGCTGTCAGTACAACATCTTCTGTAATTTTCCATTCGCCATGGCCAACATGCATATTACGATCTGCATAAAAGCCTTCTGTATTTTCCCGATAGATGACCAAATCTGCATCCTTTACAACTCCATCAATCCCTGGCATTGATTTTGCCGGGCGAATATTTGCATATAAATCAAGGATATGGCGGAGTCCTCCACTTGGGTTAAGTTGTTTTCGATGTTCGGGTGGATAAGAAGAAGAATCATGGGGGCCAAGAATCCAGCCATGTGTATCCTTCAAAGCGTTTATGGTTGACTCTGGCAATGGCCTATTATCTTTCTTAATCGCTTCCCAACCCATTGGTAAATGAACCCATTCCATATTTGTATTTGTTTTCTTAACAGCAGCTGTAAATACCTTCACTGTAGCATCGACAATTTCTGGACCAATGCCATCTCCCCGAAGTACACCTAGACGATAGTTTTTCATTTTATCTACTCCCATCATGAAATAAAAGATTCTTCCTTGCTATTGTTATTTAAACGAATCAAATTTACTTTAATAATATTCAAAATTATATTATATTTAGAAAGGAATAGCTAAAAAATGAAATGCACCATTTCTTATCAAAGACTTGTAAACCTATTAAAATAGAGCATTCATCAGTGGAATAGAAGTTTTTGATAATAAGCAATAAAAATATTAAATTTGAAATCTGGATTCTAATTTTGTATAGTATATTCAGAAAATAGAAAGAGGGAGATATTTTGAAAAATTCACCTAAATTGGCGATGTATGATTTTGGAAAAACAACATTGAATGCGTGTCAATTTGATCTGAGATTTTCTTATTTTACTTATGTTCCAAGTGATTATGATCCAGAAGGGGATCAAATCTATAACTTAGCTGTAATTGTTCACGGAACAAATCGTCCAGTGCAGGAATATCGTGATGCTTTTATCGATTTTGCGGAAGCAAATCAATCCATTATTCTTGTACCAGTCTTTCCAGCAGGAATCGCGTTTCCTGGTGAATTAAGTTCTTATAAATTTATTCATTATGATGGTATTCGTTATGATGATATTTTATTTGCAATGATGGATGAATTAGCAGCAAAATATCGTGTGAGAACAGATAAAGTTCTAATGCACGGGTTTTCCGGTGGAGGACATTTTACACACCGCTTCTTATATTTACATCCTGATCGCTTATTAGCTGCATCTATTGGTGCACCAGGTAGAATTACATATTTAGATGATACAAAGCCTTGGTATCTTGGTATTAGTGATTTTGAAGAAAAATTTGGTGTGCCAGTTCGTTTTGATTTGATGAAGCAAGTGCCAGTTCAAATGATTGTTGGCGGCGATGATGTAGAAATGGAAGAAATTAATGATACCAATGATCCATTTTGGATGGACGGAATGGACGCTTATGGGAAGACAAGAGTAGAACGCTTAAAAGCGTTGCATAAGAATTTTGCAGACCATGGAATCGAAGCACGGCTAGATATCGTTCCAGGTGTTAAACATGAAGGATTTAAAGTATTAGAGCCAGTGAAGGAATTTTTTACTAAATCATTAAAAAAATAAGATGTTCTAACAATTAGTGGGTAAGGTCATGTAAAAGTGACCTTGCCTACTATTTTTCATTTTAGAGGCATAGTCTATTGCTGATCCAAGCGAATATCAATTTATCTCGGTTGTTTGAATTGCTCCAATTCTACTAGAAATCAGCTTTAAAAATCATAGACTTGGAGATTATTCCAAGCATTCATTATAATGAGAAGTATATTGATAATGAAGAGAAATGATGTGAGATAAATGAAAATTTTCCATACAGCTGATTGGCACTTAGGAAAATTGGTTCAAGGCGTTTATATGACAGAGGATCAGGCATATATTTTAGATCAGTTCATTCAAGCAATTATTGAAGAACAACCAGATGTGATTATTATTGCTGGAGATTTATATGATCGTGCAGTACCGCCCACAGAAGCCGTTCATCTTTTAAACGAAGTATTAAATAAAATTGTTTTGGAATTAAAAATTCCTGTTATTGCAATTGCGGGAAACCATGATAGTCCTAGTAGACTTCAATTCGCGAGCGGTATTTTAAAGCAAAAAGGGTTACATCTTGTTGGACAATTACTTAGTGAAATCGAGCCAGTGGTTTTACAGGATGAATACGGGGAAGTTCATTTTCATTTGGTGCCATATGCAGATCCAAGCTTAGTGCGAAATTATTATCAGGATGAAGCCATTAAAACACATGATGATGCAGCGAAGAAAATTGTTGAAAGTATTAAAGAGAAGAAGGATCCATCAGCTCGTCATGTTTATGTAGGGCATGCTTTTATCACGCCAACTGGGGAAGAGGCTGAAAATACAAGTGATTCGGAACGTCCTTTATCTATTGGTGGTGCAGAACATGTATCAGCTCGTTATTTTTTAGAATTTGACTATGTGGCGTTTGGACATCTGCATCAAGCTCATCATGTATTAGCTGAACATATCCGTTATGCAGGATCTCCAATGAAATATTCCATTTCAGAGGGCAATCACAAAAAAGGATTCTATATTATAGAAATGGATGGAGAAGGTGCTTGTCAAATTGAAAAACGTTTATTAACACCAAAGCGTGATATGAGAAGAGTAGAAGCCATGATGGAAGACCTGCTGACACATCCAATTAATGAAGATTATGTATTTGTTACATTATTGGATCAAACGCCAATGCTATCCCCAATGGAGAAAATTCGCTCTGTTTATCCGAATGTGATGCATGTAGAACGGAAAAATACTTTTGTAAAGCTACAAGATGGAGAAAAAGAATCCATTCATCGTAGTAAATTAACAGATTTTGAATTATTTGAAGCCTTCTATAAAGAAGTAAAGGGTGTAGAAGCAACAGAGGAAACCACGGAGGTTTTTAAAGATATTTTAGAAGAAATATTAAAGGATGAAAATAATGACTAGGAAGGAGGACAGCTGATGAAGCCTTTACGATTAACCATGACAGGTTTTGGACCTTATAAAAACACAGAAATTATTGATTTTACTAAGCTAAATGAAAATCGTTTATTTGTTATTTGTGGGAATACTGGTGCAGGTAAAACAACAATCTTTGATGGGATTTGTTTTGCTTTATATGGAAGTGCTAGTGGTTCAGATCGGGAAAATTATATGATGCTTCGTAGTGATTTTGCCGATGATCAAGTACATACGTCAGTCGAGCTTTTTTTTGAAATCCATCAACGCCGTTTTCGCGTTTTACGTCAATTACCTCACGTGAAAAAAGGAAATAAAACGAAAACAGGTGAAAAGTATGAGTTTTATGAAATTATAGATCAGGAAGAAACTCCTGTCGTCGATCGACAAATTGTATCAGAAATTAATTTGAAAATAGAAGAATTAATTGGGTTAACCGAAGATCAGTTTAAGCAAATCATTATGCTTCCACAGGGTGAATTCCGTAAATTATTAACTTCGGAAACAGAAAACAAAGAAGCTATTTTACGGCGGTTATTTAAAACAGATGGTTATCAGAAGATTAATGAAAAGTTGCGTAATAAACGAGCAGAGGTTGAGAAAGCATATGAACGTGAAAAAGCTGCTATTGATACAACAATAAACAATATTTCAGCAACACTTCCTGTACGTGAAGAGTCAATACTATTTCCATCTTTAGCAGCCGAGCATGTTAATGTGGCTCAAGTTTTAACTGGATTAGAAAGAGAAATTTCTTATTATCACCAGAAAATAGAAGAAGATAAAAAAGCTTATCAAGAAGCACTCAAGCTGTATAATGCGAAGACTCAAGCTTTATTTCAGGCTGAGGCCTTGAATGAACGTTTTGGGGAATTAGATAAGAAAAATACGAGATTACAGCAGCTTCAAACAGAATTACCTCATATTCAAACGAAAGAAAAACAATTACTGACTGCCGAAAGAGCAAATCAAATTGAAATCTATGAAAAGCAAGCAGAAGAAGCTGCTAATGAAGTTTTAGGAAAACAGAAAGCTTTAGCAGAAGCGAAAAGCAATGTTGAAAAAGTAACAGAAGCATTAAAACAAGCGGAAATAAAATTACACGAAGAAGAAGCAAAGAAAGATGTTAGGGAAAATATTCGTACAGAGCTGGATCGTTTAAATCAATTTCTTCCAGTTGTTCAAGCAATGGAAGTCGAAAAAAAAGCACTAGAAACATATCAGAAGAATGCGGAAGAGACGAAAAAACAGTTACATCAACTAGAGGAAAATTGGAAAAAGCAAAGTGAAATTATTCAACAAAATGAAAAACAAATTTATCAAGATGAACAAATCATTATTGATCTTCCAGAGAAAATGGAGAAGCGTAGTAAATTACGCGAACATTGGAATATACTTACGAATTTGCGGAAATTAAAACAAACGAATATGCAGATTAAGAAAGAAAAGCAAGAGAAGGACGAAGCTTATCAGCAGGTGAAGAGGCACTATGACTTGTTGGAAGAGAAATGGTTGAACGGACAAGCAAGTATTTTAGCAAATCATTTACATAATGGTGATGCTTGTCCTGTTTGTGGTAGCCTCACACATCCAAACAAAGCTGATCATCAAGAGGAATTTGTATCCCGTGAACAGCTTGAATCTATGCGAAAACAACTTAATGAAGTAAGCAATCATTTAAGTGAAGCAGCAGGTCAGTTGAAAAGTAACCAAACACAAATCGAGCAGCTTCAAGCTTCTATTCATGAAA contains the following coding sequences:
- a CDS encoding spore coat protein — protein: MRNFRRGRCHCPQPTKQMVHPTKENVVHCCSEETVKHIHPSNTTYVNHHLVKNVHEYPHSTTMANTFNSVDIYGGSYQVPSPNNSVAGAMSPPPGSVGGAMSPYPGSVAGATSPMHHCCPPNNQVGGAQSGRPPKWC
- a CDS encoding multidrug efflux SMR transporter, which produces MAWIFLMLASVGEIIGVTCINLYIQQKKIFWLFGIVLAMGLGFFCLSIAMNEIDLGTAYAIWTGLGAAGAVLIGIIFFKESAGWKRLFFLTCIISGAVGLKFLS
- a CDS encoding multidrug efflux SMR transporter — protein: MAWIYVLFAAIVEVFWVIGLKYSDTIIEWLRTGIAIVFSFFFVLKACEKLPAGTVYAVFTGSGAAAIALIDFIFFDAAFSVAKASFIGLIIIGVIGIKITTPE
- a CDS encoding YitT family protein; amino-acid sequence: MKTTRDILLIIIGSLIFAIGINYFAIPNRLSEGGVIGLTIITYYLFEWSPGIVNFILNAFLLAIGYKFFSKRTVYYTIVSIIATSTFLHFDVDIGLGVNGDTLLAALFAGVAVGIGLGCIFRAGGTSGGSAILAQLANQFLGWSLGKGMLVIDIVVIAGSAFIIGQEKAMYTLVSVYVGAKVIDIMIEGANERIAVLIISSYPDRVLKELTDQMARGLTLLEGKGGYSQTNKEVIYIVINKPEIVQLKNIVSEIDENAYVTIHNVQEVLRKGYKGR
- the pdxK gene encoding pyridoxine/pyridoxal/pyridoxamine kinase, yielding MNKALTLAGSDSSGGAGIQADLKTFQEHGVYGMNALTSIVAMDPENNWKHDVFPIDVHIVEKQLNTILSVGIDAMKTGMLGSVEIIELGAKKIDEYQLTNLVLDPVMVCKGEDEVLQPENTEAMRELLLPRAIITTPNLFEAGQLAKTGRIKTIDGMKEAAVKIHELGAKNVVIKGGSDIEHDKAVDLFYDGKEFTLLENEKINTTYTHGAGCTFAAAITANLANKKPVDEAVKLAKAFVAAAITHGWKLNEFVGPVMHGAYNKFNK
- a CDS encoding GNAT family N-acetyltransferase → MKIILADLTDAPIIHNIMMQAYEEYRKETPPSSALDETISSIEKSLKENEQAFLYYHDYSAVGTVRFQIHKEQLYFSRLAVLPSYRGQKIASSLIQALEKYAKEQKIPYILCKVRMEVKRNIKLYQSRGFHISETEMLPKPNGISIPVATMLKKLQNQK
- a CDS encoding MATE family efflux transporter — its product is MGSVQQKLGNQSVTKSFFQYLLPTFFGMMLMSLNIVVDGIFVGNGIGDVALASVNIAVPVFSVIISLALLIGVGGATLYSMAMGEGNVQQAQRYFMISAVFITMITIIVSIFSYIFIEPLALLFGANEETLPYALDYMKILILFSLVIAMEVMLSIFVRNDGNPTLAMMGMIVSAVFNIILNYVMIFVLGWEVLGAAIATVTATGLGLLVLATHFFKKGAQLRFVRFKVRLKEIKNISFLGFPSFLSEAGMGVFVIGYNVAMAYYLGTNGVAAFSVINYLHAFMFLGFLSIGSSIQPMISFYYGSRKLEKIRETVKIAERTAIGLGILFILIGYFGSDFLVSIFGVDSIEIYDLATNGITLFFLGYLFMGINAVYMTYYQSIGRVKPAVGITFYRGFIILAITLLALPPLFGAAGIWLALPIAEAIVAIFLIVFARKGISQEIRESAL
- a CDS encoding iron-containing alcohol dehydrogenase — encoded protein: MEASYFRTAETLITGVGSIKEISKQVEKLNATNALIITDKIIQETGLLLQVTNKLEVPIDVMTIASPEPSFEDMEALRCQLINQHYDLLIGIGGGSVLDTTKILSVMLTNKENIRSFIGTDNIKQPGVATILIPTTAGTGSEVTNIAIFTDLQDNMKKGIVSPYLLPNVAIVDANLTLTVPPAVTAATGMDALVHAIEAYTSVNANMLTDSMAIQAIKLIGGAIRKAVHQGNDIKARADMAMGSLLAGIAFGNAGVGAVHALAYPLGGKYKIPHGVSNSLLLPYVMKYNVVANVEKFAEIAEALGENAREMSLRDAADQAVFSLTRLCKDIGIPRSLEEVGVSLEALPALAEEASKVERLLKNNPRTLSLEDIQKIYEEAYRG
- a CDS encoding isocitrate/isopropylmalate dehydrogenase family protein: MKNYRLGVLRGDGIGPEIVDATVKVFTAAVKKTNTNMEWVHLPMGWEAIKKDNRPLPESTINALKDTHGWILGPHDSSSYPPEHRKQLNPSGGLRHILDLYANIRPAKSMPGIDGVVKDADLVIYRENTEGFYADRNMHVGHGEWKITEDVVLTAGVFTKKAIQRIAYAACNMAMQRRKKLTIVHKANVLHLSMGLFLQVCLDVAKEYPELEVDSYHVDAMAAHLVRRAKDFDVIVTENMYGDILSDLAGELVGSLGLAPSINTNDHLAMAQAAHGSAPDIAGLNISNPTGMILSTVMLMEWLAERHQDPKLKEIAEIVETGLYQTMESGVKTKDLGGQALTTEFVETIVNQIN